GAAGATCGAAGGCGATCTGTTCAAGCTTCAGCTTTCCGGCTTCAATTTTTGAAATATCCAGAATGTCATTGATGATTTGGATGAGTGTCTGGCCGGACTTCTGCAAGGTTTGCACATACCGCCGCTGCTTGTCATTCAGTGGTGTTTGCATCAAGAGTTCGCTCATTCCCAGAATCCCATTCATCGGGGTACGAACTTCATGACTCATGTTGGCCAAGAACCGTGACTTGGCGACATTGGCAACCTCGGCAGCCTGCAGACGTTGGTGCGCCTGACGAGCCAAGTTCCATTTTGTCGTGAGCGACATCGCCAGTTGAGAGACTTCAACGCCGGAAAAAGGCTTTTGCAGGATCAGCAGACGATCGTCGGAACCTAATCGCTCGATGATCTCTTCCCAAGAATGATCCGTGTACGCCGTGCAGATCACCGCCTGAATCTCTGGATCGACCGCCCAGAAATGCTCGATCGTTTCCAACCCATCCCAGCCGGGAGGCATGCGCATATCCACAAACACCACGGCATAGGGTCGATCTTCCTGACGCGCCTTCTGAACCAGAGCCAATGCAGCTTGCCCCTGATCCACGCAATCCAACTCGAACCGGATCAGCGGCCTCAGACGTGGAGTACCGCCAAAGACGGCTGCACGGACTTCCTCCAGACGGTGAGCCTCGTCCCCCGGTTGAAGGATTTTTCGAAAGTCATCGTGGATGAGCACATTGTCATCGATGATCAAGATCCGTCGATTTTCCGAAGATTCCATCAGCTCCGTCGTCATCGTCATTCGAGCAAATTGGATGAACGGTCCTGTTGTTAGGCAGCCCGTGACTCACTGGTTGGTAACCACTGTTGCAGCACATTGCGAATCTCTTTTATGCCTGCCGGCTTCGAGAGGAAGCCGTCCATGCCGCCAGCAAAGCAGGCATCTTGATGGCTGCTGAGCGCGTACCCTGATAGGGCGATGATCGGGACTCGTTGACCATCTGCTCGTCTCACTCCCCGTCGGCGAATTTCTGCGGTGGCGGCGAGTCCATCCATCTCCGGCATTTCACAGTCCATAAGAATGAGGTCGTACCTGAACCGTTCCAGCGCATCAATAGCCCCTCTACCCGTACTGACCACGTCGACTGATTCGCCGCAGAGCTCCAGCAGGCCACGGAACACCTCCTGATTCGTCGAATTGTCCTCGGCCAAGAGGATACGCGCATGCGACCGTGGCTTTGAGAATGTGCGAGCGGACCCCTTGTTGATGAATACGTCAAGATTCGTGCACGAATCCACACGCTTACTCTCTCCCCCCATGCCTTCACTCATTCTCTGTTTCTCAAGACAGACGGTAAACCAAAACGTGGAACCCCTTCCCGGGGTACTGGTTAAGCCAATGTCTCCCCCCATTAATGCGACAAGCCGTTTGACGATCGCGAGCCCCAACCCTGTTCCCCCATATCGCCTTGTCATCGACCCATCCGCCTGGGCAAAGGGATCGAAGATCTTCTGCTGCGCATCGAGGGGGATACCGATCCCGGTATCGCACACCGTGACTTTGAATAAGGCGTTGTCATGGCTATCCTGAATCCGCGCAATGTGAATTAAGACGCCACCTTGTTCCGTAAACTTCACGGCGTTCCCCACCAAATTGGTCAGAATCTGCCGGAATCGTGCGGCATCCCCTCGCCACATGGCGGACAACTTGGGGTCGATCTGACATTCTAAACTGAGCTTTTTTTTCTGGGCCGGCGCGAAGAACCCATCAATGACAGCTTGCACGGTCGCCACCAGGTCGAACCCTGCGATATGGAGATCCATCTGGCCGGCTTCGATCTTCGATAAATCGAGAATATCGTTGACGATCTGAACCAGCTGCTTGCCTGAATTATCGATGGTTTCAACAAAATAACGCTGCTGGTCGGTCAAGGAGGTCGAGAGAAGCAGCTCATTCATACCGAGCATGCCGTTCATGGGCGTCCGAATCTCGTGGCTCATACGAGCCAAGAACTGCGACTTCGCCTGGTTGGCATCATCGGCCTCCGCCTTGGCCTCTTTCAGCGCCTCCACCGCTCGCTCTAACTCCTCGTTACGCCGTTTGAGCTCTGCAGTCCGCTCGGCTACCTGCTGCTCAAGAAGTTGGTTCGTGACCCGGAGTTCCCGGTTGCGGGCATTGACCTGTGCAACGAGGTCTTCAATCTGTAACCGGACATCACGCCCCAACTCCCACTTGCGTGTC
The Candidatus Nitrospira nitrosa DNA segment above includes these coding regions:
- a CDS encoding hybrid sensor histidine kinase/response regulator; translation: MESSENRRILIIDDNVLIHDDFRKILQPGDEAHRLEEVRAAVFGGTPRLRPLIRFELDCVDQGQAALALVQKARQEDRPYAVVFVDMRMPPGWDGLETIEHFWAVDPEIQAVICTAYTDHSWEEIIERLGSDDRLLILQKPFSGVEVSQLAMSLTTKWNLARQAHQRLQAAEVANVAKSRFLANMSHEVRTPMNGILGMSELLMQTPLNDKQRRYVQTLQKSGQTLIQIINDILDISKIEAGKLKLEQIAFDLRQLVTEAQELFSGQAGSKGLRLTTILSEAVAHEYVGDPVRIRQILANLIGNAIKFTAQGQVTVSMTVVDDAVGQTNVCLKVQDTGIGVEPAIQANLFTPFTQADGSTTRKFGGTGLGLAIVKQLAEMMGGTVGVESVPGRGSTFWCTMRLGKSTAQSICAKAS
- a CDS encoding response regulator, with translation MDNHSKNPRVLIVDDNQSIHEDFRRILQSQPEDKDLNRARTDLFGGAPLVEALDCFELDYAVQGQAALALVQMAREEGRPYAVAFVDMRMPPGWDGLETIQRLWEVDGRIQVVICTAYSDHSWAEIAARLGMSDRLLILRKPFDAIEVQQIAAALTRKWELGRDVRLQIEDLVAQVNARNRELRVTNQLLEQQVAERTAELKRRNEELERAVEALKEAKAEADDANQAKSQFLARMSHEIRTPMNGMLGMNELLLSTSLTDQQRYFVETIDNSGKQLVQIVNDILDLSKIEAGQMDLHIAGFDLVATVQAVIDGFFAPAQKKKLSLECQIDPKLSAMWRGDAARFRQILTNLVGNAVKFTEQGGVLIHIARIQDSHDNALFKVTVCDTGIGIPLDAQQKIFDPFAQADGSMTRRYGGTGLGLAIVKRLVALMGGDIGLTSTPGRGSTFWFTVCLEKQRMSEGMGGESKRVDSCTNLDVFINKGSARTFSKPRSHARILLAEDNSTNQEVFRGLLELCGESVDVVSTGRGAIDALERFRYDLILMDCEMPEMDGLAATAEIRRRGVRRADGQRVPIIALSGYALSSHQDACFAGGMDGFLSKPAGIKEIRNVLQQWLPTSESRAA